In Sphingobacterium thalpophilum, a genomic segment contains:
- a CDS encoding S8 family peptidase, producing the protein MPKFPHLPLKDSFKGDFKFPQTPRPPHPRTAENRNNNRNHGAFIGGNANSVKERYQNELVGRAQKGLPHLDENIIPVFLQVDPDGFDVEALKGFGIEIIAEEDEGFIIGASVDGFKSLEKKIKQFVEEGKAVNTAQLWDIVLGQNWRVEQILSEELQKRWDQIGDEDILTVDVSIACYLKAPEYPARDREDSDERYEQRIERWRDRYQQYEIEKDDFEFSRHEDVQRFLEVYDAEIISGFVSEVDSFGFSVRLAGTVLKDFVLNYPYVFEVIEKTEIDSPVALEGEGEEWAIDVFPPLEDAPKVCVVDSGIMEGHRLLAPAVLTERSRNFVPDIPDTVADEVVNGGHGTRVAGALLYGNTIPKGMYQPPCYLYNARVLNRDNQLSSRIFPPQLMEDVCDTFGDAHVFNVSINNRVACRTTHMSQWAASLDRLTHEDGHIFVVSAGNIKDESFHPNNPGIKNHRLSGRDYPAYLLENASRIADPAQSLFSITVGSVCLDTYEDDDHKSFGDRDHVSSFSRCGLGMWNSIKPELVEYGGDWVTEKRGDNMVVKDQTCPELIVSKGLGVSRDSIGTSFAAPKVSHILARLVLQFPGKETLFHKALLIQSARLPEHVRNRPSIEDIRHYGYGIPNAERAVENSARRITFTTSGAISPGQANLYSIQIPEALRRQGEDYDILIEVSLCYTAKIRRTRRRINSYLSSWLSWQSAPMGQPFEAFKQEVLKNLEAGGTIEDGGPFDQPTRISWAIDENPNWGIVKGIKRQANANQKDWATVKSYNLPEELSFAIVGHKGWEKDFEEEVPYAFVVSFEVLNGEIPLYELMAQVNVEVEQESQIALF; encoded by the coding sequence ATGCCCAAATTTCCACATCTTCCCTTGAAAGATTCTTTTAAAGGTGATTTTAAATTTCCACAAACTCCTCGACCTCCGCATCCGAGAACAGCAGAAAATCGTAACAATAACAGAAACCATGGTGCGTTTATAGGAGGCAATGCTAACTCTGTAAAGGAACGGTATCAAAACGAACTTGTTGGAAGAGCGCAAAAAGGATTACCTCATCTAGATGAAAACATCATCCCAGTATTCTTGCAAGTCGACCCTGACGGATTTGATGTTGAAGCATTGAAAGGGTTCGGTATAGAGATTATCGCCGAAGAGGACGAAGGATTTATTATTGGTGCGAGTGTAGACGGATTTAAGTCTCTTGAAAAGAAAATTAAGCAGTTTGTCGAAGAGGGCAAAGCAGTTAATACAGCTCAACTTTGGGATATAGTACTGGGGCAGAACTGGCGTGTCGAGCAGATTCTTTCTGAAGAGTTGCAAAAAAGGTGGGATCAGATAGGCGACGAAGATATATTGACCGTAGATGTGTCGATCGCTTGTTATTTGAAAGCGCCGGAGTATCCTGCAAGAGATAGGGAAGATTCAGATGAAAGATATGAACAGCGAATTGAAAGATGGAGAGATCGATATCAACAATATGAGATAGAAAAAGACGATTTTGAATTCAGTAGGCACGAAGATGTACAACGTTTTCTTGAAGTCTATGATGCGGAGATCATCAGCGGTTTCGTTTCCGAGGTAGACAGTTTTGGCTTTAGCGTACGTCTAGCTGGAACAGTATTAAAAGATTTTGTGCTTAACTATCCGTATGTATTTGAGGTGATTGAAAAGACGGAGATAGACTCCCCCGTGGCATTAGAAGGAGAAGGAGAGGAGTGGGCTATAGATGTTTTTCCACCGCTGGAAGACGCGCCAAAGGTATGTGTTGTAGACAGTGGTATTATGGAAGGACATCGATTATTAGCACCTGCAGTGCTTACAGAAAGATCTAGAAATTTCGTTCCTGATATACCCGATACTGTCGCCGATGAAGTCGTTAACGGTGGCCATGGCACTCGTGTTGCCGGTGCTCTGCTGTATGGAAATACAATACCAAAAGGAATGTATCAGCCCCCATGTTATTTGTATAATGCAAGGGTGCTAAACAGAGATAATCAGCTCTCTTCTCGCATTTTTCCGCCACAACTGATGGAAGATGTATGTGACACATTCGGAGATGCACATGTCTTTAATGTCTCGATAAACAATCGAGTCGCTTGCCGCACGACACACATGTCCCAATGGGCCGCCTCATTGGATAGACTAACACACGAAGATGGACATATATTTGTAGTCTCGGCGGGAAATATCAAAGATGAAAGCTTTCACCCAAATAACCCAGGTATAAAGAATCACCGATTATCCGGCAGAGATTATCCAGCATATTTATTAGAGAATGCATCACGCATTGCCGATCCTGCTCAAAGTTTGTTTTCCATCACGGTAGGATCAGTTTGTTTGGATACTTACGAAGATGATGATCACAAGTCTTTTGGTGATAGAGACCATGTGTCTTCTTTTTCCAGATGCGGGTTGGGGATGTGGAACTCGATCAAGCCCGAACTGGTCGAATATGGTGGTGACTGGGTGACGGAGAAGCGTGGGGACAACATGGTGGTTAAAGATCAGACTTGTCCAGAATTAATTGTATCCAAAGGTCTGGGGGTATCACGTGATTCCATCGGTACATCCTTTGCTGCGCCGAAAGTGTCCCATATCCTCGCAAGATTGGTCTTACAATTTCCAGGGAAAGAAACGTTATTTCATAAAGCTTTGCTTATCCAATCTGCACGGTTGCCCGAGCATGTTCGCAATAGGCCATCAATCGAAGATATTAGACACTATGGCTATGGTATACCCAATGCCGAACGTGCGGTGGAAAACTCCGCAAGACGGATTACATTCACAACATCAGGGGCTATTTCGCCGGGACAAGCCAATCTGTATTCCATACAGATACCTGAGGCGCTTCGACGACAAGGTGAAGATTATGATATTTTAATCGAGGTATCGCTGTGTTATACCGCTAAAATTAGACGTACCCGTCGTCGGATTAATTCTTATCTCTCCTCGTGGCTATCTTGGCAGTCTGCTCCAATGGGGCAACCCTTTGAAGCATTTAAACAGGAAGTATTAAAGAACTTGGAAGCAGGTGGTACGATAGAAGATGGTGGTCCGTTTGATCAACCTACTCGGATTTCTTGGGCTATAGATGAAAACCCTAATTGGGGTATTGTGAAGGGGATTAAACGGCAAGCAAATGCTAATCAGAAAGATTGGGCAACGGTGAAATCATACAATCTACCTGAGGAACTTTCTTTTGCCATTGTTGGGCATAAAGGATGGGAAAAAGATTTTGAAGAGGAAGTGCCTTATGCTTTTGTCGTAAGTTTTGAGGTGCTGAATGGTGAGATCCCTTTGTATGAGCTAATGGCACAGGTTAATGTGGAGGTGGAGCAGGAAAGTCAAATTGCATTGTTCTAA